From Arachis stenosperma cultivar V10309 chromosome 2, arast.V10309.gnm1.PFL2, whole genome shotgun sequence, one genomic window encodes:
- the LOC130961954 gene encoding PTI1-like tyrosine-protein kinase At3g15890 isoform X2, with amino-acid sequence MIAVKRLKVWSNKADMEFAVEVEILARVRHRNLLSLRGYCAEGQERLIVYDYMPNLSLLSHLHGSHSSECLLDWKRRMDIAIGSAEGIVYLHHQATPHIIHRDIKASNVLLDSDFQARVADFGFAKLIPDGATHVTTKVKGTLGYLAPEYAMLGKANESCDVYSFGILLLELASGKKPIEKLSSAVKRPIVDWALPLVCERKFSELADPRLNGEYVEEELKRVVFTALICAQNQPEKRPTMLDVVELLKGESKDKISQIENSELFKSHPAVENSDPKSGTEDDGSDLILEVKESKHDLKENTGE; translated from the exons ATG ATCGCAGTGAAGAGATTGAAAGTTTGGAGCAACAAAGCTGACATGGAATTTGCCGTTGAAGTTGAAATATTGGCAAGAGTTCGGCACAGGAATCTTCTTAGTCTACGTGGCTATTGTGCTGAAGGGCAGGAACGGTTGATTGTATATGATTATATGCCGAATCTGAGCTTGCTCTCTCATCTACATGGATCGCACTCGTCAGAATGCCTTCTTGATTGGAAACGACGGATGGATATTGCAATTGGATCTGCTGAGGGGATTGT ATATCTTCACCACCAAGCAACACCGCATATCATCCACAGGGATATCAAGGCAAGCAACGTTTTGCTAGACTCGGATTTCCAGGCCCGGGTTGCTGATTTTGGTTTTGCTAAGTTGATACCTGATGGTGCAACGCACGTGACTACAAAAGTTAAGGGTACCCTCGGATACCTCGCCCCAGAATACGCCATGTTAGGCAAAGCAAATGAGAGTTGTGATGTCTATAGTTTTGGTATTCTCCTTCTAGAACTTGCTAGTGGCAAGAAACCAATTGAAAAGCTTAGTTCGGCAGTTAAGCGGCCAATAGTTGATTGGGCACTGCCATTGGTATGCGAAAGGAAATTTAGCGAACTCGCTGATCCACGACTAAACGGTGAGTATGTGGAGGAAGAGCTTAAAAGGGTTGTTTTTACTGCGCTGATATGCGCTCAAAATCAACCTGAGAAGAGACCTACCATGCTTGATGTCGTTGAACTGCTAAAGGGAGAATCTAAAGACAAAATTTCTCAGATAGAGAATAGTGAATTGTTCAAAAGCCATCCAGCCGTAGAAAACAGTGATCCGAAATCTGGGACCGAAGATGACGGTTCAGACTTAATCTTGGAGGTAAAAGAATCAAAACATGACTTGAAAGAGAATACCGGTGAATGA
- the LOC130961954 gene encoding PTI1-like tyrosine-protein kinase At3g15890 isoform X1 — protein sequence MALWLCCGNGKKRGKEHATWRVFSLKELQSATNNFNYDNKLGEGGFGSVYWGQLWDGSQIAVKRLKVWSNKADMEFAVEVEILARVRHRNLLSLRGYCAEGQERLIVYDYMPNLSLLSHLHGSHSSECLLDWKRRMDIAIGSAEGIVYLHHQATPHIIHRDIKASNVLLDSDFQARVADFGFAKLIPDGATHVTTKVKGTLGYLAPEYAMLGKANESCDVYSFGILLLELASGKKPIEKLSSAVKRPIVDWALPLVCERKFSELADPRLNGEYVEEELKRVVFTALICAQNQPEKRPTMLDVVELLKGESKDKISQIENSELFKSHPAVENSDPKSGTEDDGSDLILEVKESKHDLKENTGE from the exons ATGGCTCTTTGGTTATGCTGCGGAAATGG CAAGAAACGAGGGAAAGAACACGCGACGTGGCGTGTGTTTTCTTTGAAGGAATTACAGTCTGCTACAAATAATTTTAACTATGATAACAAGCTTGGAGAAGGGGGCTTTGGCAGTGTGTATTGGGGCCAACTTTGGGACGGATCGCAA ATCGCAGTGAAGAGATTGAAAGTTTGGAGCAACAAAGCTGACATGGAATTTGCCGTTGAAGTTGAAATATTGGCAAGAGTTCGGCACAGGAATCTTCTTAGTCTACGTGGCTATTGTGCTGAAGGGCAGGAACGGTTGATTGTATATGATTATATGCCGAATCTGAGCTTGCTCTCTCATCTACATGGATCGCACTCGTCAGAATGCCTTCTTGATTGGAAACGACGGATGGATATTGCAATTGGATCTGCTGAGGGGATTGT ATATCTTCACCACCAAGCAACACCGCATATCATCCACAGGGATATCAAGGCAAGCAACGTTTTGCTAGACTCGGATTTCCAGGCCCGGGTTGCTGATTTTGGTTTTGCTAAGTTGATACCTGATGGTGCAACGCACGTGACTACAAAAGTTAAGGGTACCCTCGGATACCTCGCCCCAGAATACGCCATGTTAGGCAAAGCAAATGAGAGTTGTGATGTCTATAGTTTTGGTATTCTCCTTCTAGAACTTGCTAGTGGCAAGAAACCAATTGAAAAGCTTAGTTCGGCAGTTAAGCGGCCAATAGTTGATTGGGCACTGCCATTGGTATGCGAAAGGAAATTTAGCGAACTCGCTGATCCACGACTAAACGGTGAGTATGTGGAGGAAGAGCTTAAAAGGGTTGTTTTTACTGCGCTGATATGCGCTCAAAATCAACCTGAGAAGAGACCTACCATGCTTGATGTCGTTGAACTGCTAAAGGGAGAATCTAAAGACAAAATTTCTCAGATAGAGAATAGTGAATTGTTCAAAAGCCATCCAGCCGTAGAAAACAGTGATCCGAAATCTGGGACCGAAGATGACGGTTCAGACTTAATCTTGGAGGTAAAAGAATCAAAACATGACTTGAAAGAGAATACCGGTGAATGA
- the LOC130958956 gene encoding uncharacterized protein LOC130958956, whose translation MSAAVCGSKRSFFEELPPSPPLSKKLRYSSPIRFAPPSLIDHLRTFFPHMDDLVLERALEECGNDLDAAIKRLNELCLGTTDGNTGTAEEPQVEVNADTDKLEDDGLASASASASDNLPAVDNLPKDGAEWVEFFVREMMVATSVDDARARAARMLEALEKSISARVSAEATNVQKENLLLKEQIQVLIKERNSFKNAFRIQHERFSDYDEKNQELQHLKQLVSQYQEQIRTLEVNNYALAMHLKQAQQSNRFPGHFPPDVF comes from the exons ATGTCTGCTGCCGTGTGCGGAAGCAAGAGATCTTTCTTCGAAGAACTTCCCCCTTCGCCGCCGCTCTCCAAGAAGCTCCGTTATTCATCACCGATTCGATTCGCTCCTCCTTCTCTCATTGATCACCTTCGAACCTTTTTCCCTCACATGGATGATCTG GTTCTAGAGAGAGCACTTGAGGAATGTGGCAATGATCTAGATGCTGCCATCAAGAGGCTGAACGAGCTTTGCTTGGGGACTACTGATGGAAATACTGGAACTGCTGAAGAACCACAAGTTGAAGTTAATGCGGATACAG ATAAGTTGGAAGATGATGGGCttgcttctgcttctgcttctgcttctgaTAACTTGCCTGCAGTGGACAACCTTCCTAAAGATGGTGCAGAATGGGTCGAATTTTTCGTACGAGAAATGATGGTTGCTACTAGTGTTGATGATGCTAGAGCTCGAGCTGCTAGAATGCTGGAAGCTCTGGAGAAATCAATAAGTGCCCGTGTAAGCGCTGAAGCAACAAATGTTCAGAAG GAGAATTTGTTGCTAAAGGAGCAAATTCAGGTGCTGATTAAGGAAAGAAATTCTTTCAAAAATGCGTTTAGAATCCAGCATGAGCGTTTTTCTGATTATGATGAAAAGAACCAAGAGTTGCAGCATTTGAAGCAGTTAGTATCTCAATATCAAGAACAGATCAGAACTCTTGAG GTGAACAACTATGCTTTGGCAATGCATTTGAAGCAAGCTCAACAAAGCAACCGCTTTCCAGGGCATTTCCCTCCTGATGTCTTCTAA